In Cicer arietinum cultivar CDC Frontier isolate Library 1 chromosome 7, Cicar.CDCFrontier_v2.0, whole genome shotgun sequence, a single window of DNA contains:
- the LOC101510746 gene encoding uncharacterized protein: protein MNRVLLPKHVAAVVKVQKDPLKALEMFNSSKNEEGFKHTLFTYKCMLQKLGFHGEFNKMENLLSEMRANLDNTLLEGVYVEAMRFYGRKGKVQEAVDIFERMDLYNCDPSVYSYNAIMNILVEYGYFNQAHKLYMRMKDKRVESDVYTYTIRIKSFCRTRRPYAALKLLRNMPLLGCFSNAVAYCTVVAGFYDFDDKVYARELFDEMLDCSLCPDVTTFNKLVHMLCKKGLVLESEKLLNKVLKRGVCPNLFTFNIFIQGLCKEGAVDRAVRLLGCVAREGLRPDVVTYNTVICGLCKNSRVDEAEKCLHKMINGGFEPNDFTYNSIIDGYCKKGMVVDANRILKDAVFKGFKPDEFTYCSLINGFCQDGDPDQAVAIFKDGLGKGLRPNIIVYNTLIKGLCQQGLILPALQLMNEMAENGCHPDIWSYNVVINGLCKMGCLSDANHLIEDAIAKGCLPDIFTYNTLVDGYCKQLKLDSAIELVNRMWSQGMTPDVITYNTLLNGLCKAAKSEEVMEIFKAMAEKGCAPNIITYNIIIESLCKSKNVNEAVDLLGEMKSKGLTPDVVSFGTLISGFCKIGDLDGAYGLFRRMEKQYDVCHTTATYNIIVSAFSEQLNMNMAVRLFSEMKKNGCDPDNYTYRVIIDGFCKMGNVARGCNFLLENIEKAFIPSLTTFGRVLNCLCVEHKVQEAVGIIHLMVQKDIVPDTVNTIFEADKKVVAAPKIVVENLLKKGHITYHAYELLYDGIRDKKILKKRQPNLNSLRRETRSSAVD, encoded by the coding sequence ATGAATCGCGTGTTGCTTCCCAAACATGTTGCCGCTGTTGTGAAAGTACAAAAGGATCCTCTAAAAGCGTTGGAGATGTTCAACTCATCGAAAAACGAAGAAGGTTTCAAGCACACATTATTCACATACAAGTGCATGCTTCAAAAGCTTGGCTTCCATGGTGAGTTCAACAAAATGGAGAATTTGCTTTCAGAAATGAGAGCAAATTTAGATAACACATTGTTAGAAGGAGTTTACGTTGAAGCCATGAGATTCTACGGAAGAAAAGGAAAAGTTCAGGAAGCTGTTGATATATTCGAACGCATGGATTTATACAACTGCGATCCATCTGTTTATTCCTACAATGCCATTATGAACATTTTGGTTGAATATGGTTACTTTAACCAAGCTCATAAGCTTTACATGAGGATGAAAGATAAAAGGGTTGAATCAGATGTGTACACCTACACTATAAGGATTAAGTCCTTCTGTAGGACACGTAGGCCTTATGCTGCTCTTAAACTCCTTCGTAATATGCCTTTGCTTGGTTGTTTTTCCAATGCTGTTGCTTATTGTACTGTGGTTGCAGGGTTTTATGATTTTGATGATAAAGTTTATGCACGTGAGTTGTTTGATGAAATGCTTGATTGTTCGTTGTGTCCTGATGTTACCACTTTTAATAAGCTTGTCCATATGTTGTGTAAGAAAGGTCTTGTTTTGGAAAGTGAGAAGCTTCTTAACAAGGTTTTGAAGAGAGGGGTTTGTCCCAATTTGtttacatttaatatttttatacaagGGCTTTGTAAGGAAGGTGCTGTTGATAGGGCTGTTAGGTTGTTGGGTTGTGTGGCAAGGGAAGGTTTGAGGCCTGATGTTGTTACCTATAATACAGTTATATGTGGATTGTGTAAGAATTCTCGTGTCGATGAAGCTGAGAAATGCTTGCATAAAATGATTAATGGTGGATTTGAGCCTAATGATTTCACTTATAATAGTATTATTGATGGATACTGCAAGAAAGGGATGGTAGTGGATGCAAATAGGATTCTGAAAGATGCGGTTTTTAAGGGTTTTAAGCCTGATGAGTTTACCTATTGTTCTTTAATTAATGGTTTTTGCCAGGATGGTGACCCTGATCAGGCCGTGGCTATCTTTAAGGATGGTCTAGGAAAAGGTTTAAGGCCAAACATTATTGTTTACAATACATTGATTAAAGGGTTATGTCAACAAGGTCTTATTTTGCCGGCTTTGCAATTGATGAATGAGATGGCAGAAAATGGCTGTCACCCTGATATATGGTCTTATAATGTAGTCATTAATGGCTTGTGCAAGATGGGTTGTTTATCTGATGCTAATCATCTTATAGAAGACGCTATAGCCAAAGGGTGCCTCCCAGACATATTTACCTACAACACTTTGGTTGATGGCTATTGCAAGCAGTTGAAGTTAGACAGTGCAATTGAGTTGGTAAATAGAATGTGGAGTCAAGGTATGACTCCTGATGTTATCACATACAATACTTTGTTGAATGGGCTCTGCAAGGCTGCAAAGTCCGAAGAAGTAATGGAGATCTTCAAGGCAATGGCAGAGAAGGGATGTGCTCCAAACATAATTACATACAACATTATCATAGAAAGCCTTTGCAAATCTAAGAATGTAAATGAAGCTGTAGATTTGCTTGGGGAAATGAAAAGCAAAGGCTTGACACCTGATGTTGTTAGTTTTGGGACATTGATCTCCGGGTTCTGCAAGATTGGTGATCTTGATGGTGCTTATGGGTTATTTCGGCGGATGGAAAAACAATATGATGTTTGTCATACAACAGCAACCTATAACATCATAGTTAGTGCATTTTCTGAACAGCTCAATATGAACATGGCAGTGAGACTCTTTTCTGAGATGAAGAAAAATGGCTGCGACCCAGACAACTATACTTACCGGGTCATAATTGATGGGTTTTGCAAAATGGGAAATGTTGCTCGCGGATGCAATTTTCTATTGGAAAATATTGAAAAGGCATTTATTCCGTCACTGACAACATTTGGGCGGGTTTTAAATTGTCTTTGCGTGGAGCACAAGGTTCAAGAAGCAGTTGGTATCATCCACCTTATGGTACAAAAGGACATTGTCCCAGATACTGTAAATACAATTTTTGAAGCTGATAAAAAGGTGGTAGCAGCACCTAAGATTGTTGTTGAAAATTTGTTGAAAAAGGGTCATATAACTTATCATGCCTATGAACTACTATATGATGGTATTAGAGATAAAAAGATACTTAAGAAAAGACAACCAAACTTGAATTCTCTTCGCCGTGAGACTAGGTCATCTGCTGTTGATTAG